In a single window of the Elaeis guineensis isolate ETL-2024a chromosome 8, EG11, whole genome shotgun sequence genome:
- the LOC105050724 gene encoding probable WRKY transcription factor 40 isoform X1, whose translation MDGQRNISEEEKIQEIGAELERLHAENKELCLMLHMMNNKYTALQAHVEKIREEVDFMNESCSSHYLTKRRPIESIKPKSTRIFVRTNEDSTSLIVKDGYHWRKYGQKITKDNPSPRAYFRCSMAPSCHVKKKVQRSPDDKSILVATYEGEHNHPLPGELDGMTSLPTTSSTGLMAGTSSSSTSRDLSQPTVTLDLALCGSNHEAARSTETLKNDTNDNNKNIMEECITLLSGDPNFRVALAAAVARSIISNHPSNS comes from the exons ATGGATGGCCAGAGAAACATCTCTGAGGAAGAGAAG ATTCAAGAAATTGGAGCAGAACTAGAACGTTTGCATGCCGAAAACAAGGAGCTTTGCCTTATGCTCCACATGATGAATAATAAGTACACCGCCCTTCAAGCTCATGTAGAGAAGATAAGGGAAGAAGTGGACTTTATGAATGAAAGCTGTTCGAGCCATTACTTGACCAAGAGACGGCCTATTGAGTCCATAAAGCCAAAATCTACACGCATATTTGTCAGAACAAATGAAGATAGTACGAGCTTA ATAGTCAAGGATGGGTACCATTGGAGAAAGTATGGACAGAAGATTACTAAAGATAATCCATCCCCTCGGGCTTATTTTAGGTGTTCTATGGCTCCAAGCTGTCATGTTAAGAAGAAG GTTCAACGAAGTCCAGATGATAAATCGATTCTGGTGGCAACATATGAAGGAGAACACAACCACCCCCTACCTGGAGAGCTTGATGGCATGACCTCATTACCAACTACCTCCAGCACTGGCTTAATGGCTggaacttcttcttcttccacatcGAGGGACCTATCTCAGCCCACGGTCACTCTTGATCTTGCACTATGTGGGAGCAATCATGAAGCAGCAAGGTCCACAGAGACCCTCAAAAACGATACCAACGACAACAACAAGAATATCATGGAAGAGTGCATCACACTTTTAAGTGGAGATCCAAACTTTAGAGTAGCCTTGGCGGCTGCAGTGGCACGCTCAATTATCTCTAATCATCCATCAAATAGCTGA
- the LOC105050724 gene encoding probable WRKY transcription factor 40 isoform X2 — protein MLHMMNNKYTALQAHVEKIREEVDFMNESCSSHYLTKRRPIESIKPKSTRIFVRTNEDSTSLIVKDGYHWRKYGQKITKDNPSPRAYFRCSMAPSCHVKKKVQRSPDDKSILVATYEGEHNHPLPGELDGMTSLPTTSSTGLMAGTSSSSTSRDLSQPTVTLDLALCGSNHEAARSTETLKNDTNDNNKNIMEECITLLSGDPNFRVALAAAVARSIISNHPSNS, from the exons ATGCTCCACATGATGAATAATAAGTACACCGCCCTTCAAGCTCATGTAGAGAAGATAAGGGAAGAAGTGGACTTTATGAATGAAAGCTGTTCGAGCCATTACTTGACCAAGAGACGGCCTATTGAGTCCATAAAGCCAAAATCTACACGCATATTTGTCAGAACAAATGAAGATAGTACGAGCTTA ATAGTCAAGGATGGGTACCATTGGAGAAAGTATGGACAGAAGATTACTAAAGATAATCCATCCCCTCGGGCTTATTTTAGGTGTTCTATGGCTCCAAGCTGTCATGTTAAGAAGAAG GTTCAACGAAGTCCAGATGATAAATCGATTCTGGTGGCAACATATGAAGGAGAACACAACCACCCCCTACCTGGAGAGCTTGATGGCATGACCTCATTACCAACTACCTCCAGCACTGGCTTAATGGCTggaacttcttcttcttccacatcGAGGGACCTATCTCAGCCCACGGTCACTCTTGATCTTGCACTATGTGGGAGCAATCATGAAGCAGCAAGGTCCACAGAGACCCTCAAAAACGATACCAACGACAACAACAAGAATATCATGGAAGAGTGCATCACACTTTTAAGTGGAGATCCAAACTTTAGAGTAGCCTTGGCGGCTGCAGTGGCACGCTCAATTATCTCTAATCATCCATCAAATAGCTGA